A section of the Flavobacterium sp. CG_23.5 genome encodes:
- a CDS encoding Brp/Blh family beta-carotene 15,15'-dioxygenase, producing MLKYTNFAIVASFFCLWLNSFFPKEIQIFISFLLIFTFGILHGANDLLLIKNTNDSKNAFSFTKILIYYVLVVLSGLLLFYLVPVLALLLFILVSAFHFGDQQGLYLDFDVPKWLLILYPFTYGIVLLFLLFFFHINEVQIIVTEIIRFKLPSYYINETLIISGLIFISLSVYFYWKFESFRKKLERELFFLLLFAILFKTSDLIWGFAIYFIIWHSIPSILDQIKYLHGSFTFTHFIAYCRNGFVYWFASLLGIGLLYFLFRDTEIFNGLFFSFLAAITFPHVLVILKMSHKKHSKIA from the coding sequence ATGCTTAAATATACAAATTTCGCAATCGTAGCAAGCTTTTTTTGTTTGTGGCTCAACTCCTTTTTCCCTAAAGAAATTCAAATATTCATTAGTTTTTTACTCATTTTTACGTTCGGAATTTTACATGGGGCTAATGATTTGCTATTAATTAAGAATACAAACGATTCAAAAAACGCGTTTTCCTTTACAAAAATTCTAATATATTATGTTCTGGTAGTTTTAAGTGGGTTACTACTTTTCTATTTAGTACCTGTGTTAGCCTTGCTATTATTCATTTTGGTAAGTGCGTTCCATTTTGGCGATCAGCAAGGGTTGTATTTAGATTTTGATGTCCCAAAATGGCTGCTTATTCTCTACCCGTTTACATACGGAATTGTTCTCTTGTTCTTATTGTTTTTCTTTCATATCAATGAAGTCCAAATTATAGTAACAGAAATTATTAGATTTAAACTTCCGTCCTACTATATAAATGAAACCCTCATAATTAGCGGATTGATCTTTATAAGTTTAAGTGTTTATTTTTATTGGAAATTTGAATCCTTTCGAAAAAAATTAGAAAGAGAATTGTTTTTTCTTTTGCTTTTTGCAATATTATTTAAAACTTCAGATTTAATTTGGGGTTTTGCCATTTACTTTATCATTTGGCATAGCATTCCTTCTATTTTAGACCAAATAAAATATCTGCATGGTTCTTTTACTTTTACCCATTTTATAGCGTATTGTAGGAATGGCTTTGTCTATTGGTTCGCCTCATTACTGGGTATCGGACTTCTTTATTTCCTGTTTAGGGATACGGAAATATTCAACGGGTTGTTTTTCTCTTTTCTAGCAGCAATTACGTTTCCGCATGTATTAGTAATTCTGAAAATGTCGCATAAAAAGCATTCGAAAATCGCATAA
- a CDS encoding Na/Pi cotransporter family protein, with translation METLNSIFKLAAGIGLFLFAMYLIEEALKNLSGRTFKLFLQRITKNNIGAITGGAVVTAVLQSSSMVSLMVLAFVGAGVFTMKNALTIILGANLGTTLDSWLVATLGFKTNIEIIAYPAVCLGGFLLILFRSRKTIEYISYFLLGFGLLFIGLSFMKTAMETQVQNFNFSEYAAMPSIVFLFMGFLITMVVQSSSVTMALTLSALHAGAIDFPMAAAIVLGSETGTTIKILLGAIGGNVSKKRVALGNILFNIVLTVIAFLFLKPILLLITDVFNIKDSLIGLVTFSSLINLLAIVLFLPFLDLFTKFLERFFKDSDGSTAAFIGHASINEPETALDLFRRETKYFIYNSMIFNLELFKTDTSSLQAHSEYKIINKDKNFFSKTKEEKYEFLKQLQGEIQAFYLKLRSKIQNEHQGELNQLISAGRSSMHSVKSIKDIGSNISNLSHSSKDIKYNFFIHHKKETENLYFHLNTLLLQENKVSFEELQSLFDSIQNNYSSALNNFYTEAQQASIENLDITTIINFNRELFTSNKAMLMAVKEMVLDEKQAEFFNEIPKYKT, from the coding sequence ATGGAAACACTTAACTCGATTTTTAAACTAGCCGCGGGAATAGGATTGTTCCTATTTGCAATGTACCTGATTGAGGAAGCATTAAAAAATCTTTCCGGTCGAACATTTAAACTTTTTTTGCAGCGCATTACAAAAAATAATATAGGTGCCATAACTGGTGGCGCAGTCGTAACTGCAGTTCTTCAGAGCAGTTCTATGGTTTCTTTGATGGTTTTAGCATTTGTAGGGGCAGGCGTGTTTACGATGAAGAATGCCTTGACAATAATTCTAGGCGCTAATCTGGGCACCACACTCGATAGTTGGCTGGTCGCTACGCTTGGTTTTAAAACAAATATTGAAATAATTGCCTATCCTGCCGTGTGCTTGGGCGGTTTTCTACTAATACTTTTCAGGAGTCGCAAGACAATTGAATATATCTCTTATTTTCTTTTAGGATTCGGACTCTTATTCATTGGGCTTTCCTTTATGAAAACTGCCATGGAAACGCAGGTGCAAAACTTTAATTTTTCGGAATATGCAGCCATGCCTTCTATTGTGTTTCTATTCATGGGGTTTCTCATTACTATGGTGGTTCAATCCAGCTCTGTAACAATGGCTCTTACACTTAGTGCACTTCATGCAGGGGCAATTGATTTTCCTATGGCAGCAGCCATTGTTCTAGGCTCAGAAACAGGTACTACAATTAAAATACTACTTGGCGCAATAGGTGGCAATGTCTCGAAAAAGCGAGTGGCGCTTGGTAATATTCTTTTCAACATCGTCCTAACTGTAATTGCGTTCCTATTCCTAAAACCTATTCTGTTATTGATTACTGATGTTTTCAACATAAAGGATTCCCTTATAGGATTGGTTACTTTTTCCAGTCTTATTAATTTACTTGCTATTGTTCTTTTTCTTCCTTTTCTCGATTTATTTACAAAATTTTTAGAACGGTTTTTTAAAGATTCAGATGGTTCCACAGCTGCCTTTATAGGACACGCGTCTATCAATGAACCAGAAACAGCCTTGGATTTATTTCGACGAGAAACCAAATATTTTATTTATAATTCAATGATTTTTAATCTGGAGTTATTTAAGACCGATACTTCCTCGCTTCAAGCCCACTCTGAATATAAAATCATCAATAAGGATAAAAATTTCTTTTCGAAAACTAAAGAAGAAAAATATGAATTCCTGAAACAATTGCAGGGTGAAATACAGGCTTTTTATTTAAAATTGCGATCTAAAATACAAAATGAGCACCAGGGAGAACTCAATCAATTGATTTCAGCAGGACGGAGCTCTATGCATTCGGTAAAAAGTATCAAGGACATAGGTTCTAATATCTCAAATCTCAGCCATTCCTCAAAAGATATTAAATACAATTTTTTTATACATCATAAAAAAGAAACAGAAAACCTGTATTTTCATTTGAATACCTTGCTTTTGCAAGAAAACAAAGTGAGTTTTGAAGAACTCCAATCCCTTTTTGACAGTATCCAGAATAACTACAGTTCTGCCTTGAATAATTTTTATACCGAGGCGCAACAAGCTTCAATTGAAAATTTAGATATCACCACCATAATCAACTTTAATCGGGAACTTTTCACCTCCAATAAAGCGATGCTAATGGCTGTAAAAGAAATGGTATTGGACGAAAAACAAGCTGAATTTTTTAATGAGATTCCAAAATATAAAACCTAA
- a CDS encoding DUF2461 domain-containing protein produces MKDIPILASSITFLKSLANNNNREWFAENKETYISAQNNIIAFIDQLIILMNNHESIENVSGKKSLYRIYSDVRFSKDKSPYKPRFAASLQRATNLKRGGYYLNIQPGNNFLACGFFSPNPDDLKRIRKDIDLNHKDWRKILNSKSIKNNFLELTGHTVPTFPKGFSQDHEAMDLIRHKQFILKHNFTDKEVIDPKFIYNVNEIFKSVRPFFDYMSFVLTTDLNGELKV; encoded by the coding sequence ATGAAAGACATCCCCATATTAGCAAGTAGCATCACTTTTTTGAAGAGTCTGGCAAATAATAACAATAGAGAATGGTTTGCTGAAAATAAGGAGACTTATATTTCAGCACAAAATAATATTATTGCATTTATAGACCAACTTATAATACTAATGAATAATCATGAATCTATTGAAAATGTTTCTGGAAAAAAAAGTCTCTATCGTATTTATAGTGATGTTCGTTTCAGTAAAGACAAATCACCTTACAAACCTCGCTTTGCAGCAAGTTTGCAAAGAGCGACTAACTTAAAACGAGGTGGCTATTATTTGAATATTCAGCCCGGTAATAATTTTCTAGCGTGTGGTTTTTTCTCTCCAAATCCCGATGACCTAAAAAGAATAAGAAAAGATATTGACCTTAACCATAAAGATTGGCGCAAAATTTTAAACTCCAAATCAATAAAGAATAATTTTTTAGAACTGACAGGTCATACAGTTCCAACTTTCCCAAAAGGATTTTCCCAAGACCACGAAGCGATGGATTTAATTCGGCATAAACAATTTATTCTTAAACATAATTTTACCGATAAAGAAGTAATTGATCCAAAATTTATTTACAATGTAAACGAAATATTTAAATCGGTAAGACCCTTTTTTGATTATATGAGTTTTGTGCTTACAACTGATTTAAATGGAGAATTGAAAGTTTAG
- the dnaK gene encoding molecular chaperone DnaK produces the protein MGKIIGIDLGTTNSCVSVMEGNEAVVIPNAEGKRTTPSIIAFVEGGEIKVGDPAKRQAVTNPTKTIASIKRFMGHSFSEITAEAKRVSYSVVKGDNNTPRVDIDGRLYTAQELSAMTLQKMKKTAEDYLGQTVTEAVITVPAYFNDAQRQATKEAGEIAGLKVMRIINEPTAAALAYGLDKKGKDQKIAVYDLGGGTFDISVLELGDGVFEVLSTNGDTHLGGDDFDHEIIDWLAAEFLTEEGIDLRLDPMSLQRLKEAAEKAKIELSSSAETEINLPYVTATASGPKHLVKKLTRAKFEQLTDSLVKRSMAPVAKALKDANLSVSDIDEVILVGGSTRMPRIADEVEKFFGKKASKGVNPDEVVAIGAAIQGGVLSGDVKDVLLLDVTPLSLGIETMGGVMTTLIESNTTIPTKKSQVFSTAADSQPTVELHVLQGARAMAADNKTIGRFNLDGIPPAPRGVPQIEVTFDIDANGIIKVSATDKGTGKSHDIRIEASSGLTSEEIERMKQDAEANAESDKIARSRAEKLNEADGMIFQTETQLKELGSKLSDENKVAVEYALTELRMAHQSQDIPAIQTALDNINAAWKKATEAMYAQGEQGQAEAQPQGDAAQGDNVEDVEFEEVK, from the coding sequence ATGGGTAAAATAATCGGAATTGATTTAGGTACGACAAACTCTTGTGTTTCTGTAATGGAAGGTAACGAAGCAGTGGTTATCCCTAACGCAGAAGGAAAAAGAACAACACCATCTATCATCGCTTTTGTTGAAGGTGGAGAGATTAAAGTGGGAGATCCTGCCAAAAGACAAGCGGTAACTAATCCTACCAAAACGATTGCTTCTATCAAACGTTTTATGGGTCACTCTTTTTCAGAAATTACTGCTGAAGCAAAAAGAGTTTCTTATTCTGTAGTAAAAGGAGACAACAATACACCACGTGTTGATATTGATGGTCGTTTATATACTGCACAAGAATTGTCAGCAATGACTCTTCAAAAAATGAAAAAAACAGCTGAAGACTATTTAGGCCAAACTGTTACTGAAGCAGTTATTACAGTTCCTGCTTACTTTAATGATGCACAACGTCAAGCTACAAAAGAAGCTGGTGAAATTGCAGGTCTTAAAGTAATGCGTATTATCAACGAACCTACAGCTGCAGCGCTGGCTTACGGTCTTGATAAAAAAGGTAAAGATCAAAAAATTGCAGTTTACGATTTAGGTGGAGGTACATTTGATATTTCTGTTCTTGAATTAGGAGACGGAGTTTTCGAAGTATTATCTACAAATGGGGATACTCACTTAGGTGGAGATGATTTTGACCATGAAATTATTGACTGGTTAGCTGCTGAATTCTTAACTGAAGAAGGTATTGACTTACGTCTTGACCCAATGTCATTGCAACGTTTGAAAGAAGCTGCTGAGAAAGCAAAAATTGAATTGTCTTCTTCTGCGGAAACTGAAATTAACTTGCCATACGTTACTGCTACGGCTTCAGGACCTAAACACTTAGTTAAAAAATTAACTAGAGCTAAATTTGAGCAATTAACTGATTCATTAGTGAAACGTTCTATGGCACCAGTTGCTAAAGCGCTTAAAGATGCAAATTTATCTGTTTCTGATATTGACGAAGTTATCCTTGTAGGAGGTTCTACTCGTATGCCAAGAATCGCTGACGAAGTGGAAAAATTCTTTGGTAAAAAAGCGTCTAAAGGAGTTAATCCTGATGAGGTTGTTGCTATTGGAGCAGCTATTCAAGGTGGAGTTCTTTCTGGAGATGTAAAAGATGTATTGTTACTTGACGTTACACCTTTATCTTTAGGTATCGAAACTATGGGTGGTGTTATGACAACTCTTATTGAGTCTAATACAACTATTCCAACAAAAAAATCTCAAGTTTTCTCTACTGCTGCAGATTCTCAACCAACAGTTGAATTGCACGTATTGCAAGGAGCTAGAGCAATGGCTGCTGATAACAAAACTATCGGTCGTTTTAACTTAGACGGTATTCCACCAGCACCAAGAGGTGTTCCACAAATTGAAGTAACTTTTGATATTGATGCTAATGGTATCATCAAAGTTTCGGCTACTGATAAAGGAACTGGTAAATCTCACGATATTCGTATCGAAGCTTCTTCTGGATTAACTTCTGAAGAAATCGAAAGAATGAAACAAGATGCTGAAGCTAACGCTGAATCTGACAAAATCGCAAGATCTAGAGCAGAAAAATTGAACGAAGCAGATGGAATGATTTTCCAAACTGAAACTCAATTGAAAGAATTAGGTTCTAAATTATCTGACGAAAACAAAGTGGCTGTAGAATATGCATTAACTGAATTGAGAATGGCGCACCAATCTCAAGACATTCCTGCAATTCAAACTGCTCTTGACAACATCAACGCTGCTTGGAAAAAAGCAACTGAAGCGATGTATGCTCAAGGAGAACAAGGTCAAGCTGAAGCACAACCTCAAGGGGATGCTGCTCAAGGAGACAATGTTGAAGACGTTGAATTTGAAGAAGTAAAATAA
- a CDS encoding translocation/assembly module TamB, whose product MKNYLKKGLKIFLWTLGTIVLLFLLIIAIFQIPSVQNFAKEKAVTYLEGKIKTKVSIARLKIGLPEKVILEGVYFQDQKKDTLLAGEKLSADISLLQLINNKIEINSLELEGITANLNRDSKAVFNFEYIFKAFASPEKQKSDSPPMQFSVEKIKLDRIKFNYNDAVTKNDLNANLNHFETTVKTFDLDQMIFEIPKAKINGLRFKLRQGLVQISNKTKVAAVQNAPESILKLKLGEIDLAKIDFDYQSDETKLSTNFYLKKLLAKINKIDLNNQLLLFDSIDLTGAEGELAFGKLDSENSRKEAKGDPNNWEVKVTKTEFKRVNFRYDNNNINRINEGIDYNHLDFTQLNLQVDALYYNPENISGAVNSLTFKDKSGLNIQSFTADFFYGKKNAFFKKLYLKTPQTELKDEILIGYPSIGSLAKNPGELGITANLKKSKLGIKDILLFAPILVKTNPFMSNPNAILQVNGKVSGKLKNFAFPDIEISGIGTTKVVTSGRIIGLPDANKAYYDFNIKNLQSGAKDLNGILPPGTIPNSIQLPSKFSAVGTFKGTIDNFTTNLNLVSSFGNAKINGTYDRRIKNLDRYDAKMELTNFDLGKFIKNDSIGKVTLKANIKGSGSNLKTATASLNGTIKKAYYNKYTYRNLNVKGNIRNGNFNVKANAQDPNLTFDLVSSGSFRDKYPSGKLKLNVDIADLEKLNLHAGPMKIRGVVDADIQSANLDYLNGTISANTITIANGKEQFVIDSINVVATSSSLKNTLKLKSPFLDAEVDGKYKLTKIATALSNSIANYYNTASYKRKAVSEKQQLAFKIAIKDSPILLKLVPEIKSLEPINLSGRYNSVNDSIVLNGTIPKLIYGENRITNGVLKIDTQDKALVYSLVVDDVINKQIQLPFTSITGKVQNNIANYTIQLKDLKDKERYLIAGTLKAINGNNEINLDSNNLLLNYESWKIVPDNLIRFGKNGVYINNFDLDKGGNNIKIQSQSERQNAPIAIDFKDFDLETITSIVEKSDLQMSGKINGNALLKNVSTTPLFTSDLIIENFTFKKDTVGTISIKVNNAIANRYDAIISITGQGNQVNLDGNYKTGDSSFDMNLAIEKLNMKSIQGFTMNHLSESTGFLTGNFKITGNTSQPNVIGDLQFNDVGFKATELNAKFKSINDKISFTNNAITFNKFIIKDEKDNDLTINGTIDSHEFSNLGFNLTVDADNFKAVNSKAKDNDLYYGELYLDNHLRIKGDFNNPDIDGNIKVNKDTKFTVVLPQSDPSIADREGIVEFIDQDHPQLIENVALTEISSNSDLKGFNASVNIEIDKDAELSLVIDKANGDFLKLKGEAQLNGGIDPSGKTSLTGRYELSEGSYEMNFSAIKRKFDIKKGSYILWTGEPTTADINITAVYKTEAAPIDLISDQLGDITPEIRNTYKQKIPFETELKMKGDIMKPTINFDIILPEGNNSVSTEIINSTQAKLTQLSQQPDELNKQVFALLLLNRFIGENPFASESGGTNVSSLARASASKILSQQLNNLTANLINGVELNFDLNTTDDYTTGQRENKTDLNVGISKKLLNDRLKVTVGSSFGIEGPQQLNQNANNIAGDVSLDYQLSKDGRYKVRAYRVNKYQVALQGEVVETGIAFIITLDYNKFKELFLKSKSQKTNNKIKKVSKKKSDE is encoded by the coding sequence TTGAAAAACTATTTAAAGAAAGGTTTAAAAATTTTCCTTTGGACTTTAGGAACAATCGTACTATTGTTTCTATTGATAATAGCAATTTTTCAAATTCCCTCTGTTCAAAATTTTGCCAAAGAAAAAGCGGTAACGTATCTGGAAGGAAAAATTAAAACTAAAGTTTCCATTGCCAGATTAAAAATTGGATTACCCGAAAAAGTAATTCTAGAAGGTGTTTATTTTCAGGATCAAAAAAAGGACACGCTTTTAGCCGGAGAAAAATTATCGGCTGATATCAGTTTGCTGCAATTGATAAACAACAAAATTGAAATCAACTCCTTGGAATTGGAGGGAATTACTGCCAATTTAAATAGAGATTCAAAAGCAGTTTTTAATTTCGAATATATCTTCAAGGCTTTTGCTTCGCCAGAAAAACAAAAAAGCGATTCTCCTCCGATGCAATTTTCTGTAGAGAAAATTAAATTGGACCGAATAAAATTCAATTATAATGATGCCGTTACAAAAAACGATTTAAATGCCAATTTAAATCATTTTGAAACAACAGTAAAAACATTTGATTTAGATCAGATGATTTTTGAAATCCCAAAAGCTAAAATTAATGGCTTACGTTTTAAATTAAGGCAAGGGTTGGTTCAAATATCCAATAAAACCAAAGTTGCTGCTGTACAAAATGCTCCAGAATCCATCTTAAAATTAAAACTGGGAGAAATTGATTTGGCTAAAATTGATTTTGATTACCAAAGTGACGAAACCAAATTATCCACTAACTTTTATTTGAAAAAACTTTTAGCTAAAATTAATAAAATTGATCTTAATAACCAATTATTATTATTTGACAGCATTGATTTGACAGGTGCTGAAGGCGAATTAGCTTTTGGCAAACTCGATTCAGAAAATTCAAGAAAAGAAGCAAAAGGCGACCCAAATAACTGGGAAGTAAAAGTAACTAAAACCGAATTTAAACGAGTAAATTTCCGTTATGACAATAATAATATTAACAGAATAAACGAAGGTATAGATTACAACCATTTAGATTTTACTCAATTAAACTTACAAGTCGATGCTTTATATTACAATCCGGAAAATATCTCCGGAGCGGTAAATTCGTTAACTTTTAAAGACAAAAGTGGTTTAAACATTCAATCGTTTACTGCTGACTTTTTCTATGGTAAAAAGAATGCTTTCTTCAAGAAATTATATTTAAAAACCCCTCAAACAGAGTTGAAAGATGAAATTCTCATCGGTTATCCTTCAATTGGATCTTTAGCTAAAAATCCAGGAGAATTAGGTATTACAGCTAACTTGAAAAAAAGTAAATTGGGAATCAAAGATATTTTGCTTTTTGCTCCAATTTTAGTAAAAACAAATCCTTTTATGAGCAATCCCAATGCGATACTACAGGTAAATGGGAAAGTTTCGGGAAAATTAAAGAATTTTGCATTTCCAGACATTGAAATTAGTGGTATTGGAACTACTAAAGTGGTTACCAGCGGAAGAATTATAGGTTTACCGGATGCTAACAAAGCATATTATGATTTTAATATTAAGAATTTGCAATCCGGTGCTAAAGATCTTAATGGAATTTTACCTCCGGGAACGATTCCAAATTCGATTCAACTGCCTTCAAAGTTCAGTGCTGTAGGAACTTTCAAAGGGACAATAGATAATTTTACTACCAATTTGAATTTGGTAAGCAGTTTTGGAAATGCAAAAATTAATGGTACATACGATCGAAGAATAAAAAATCTGGATCGATATGATGCCAAAATGGAACTGACTAATTTTGATCTTGGGAAATTTATCAAAAACGATTCAATTGGTAAAGTCACTTTAAAAGCTAACATAAAAGGAAGTGGTTCTAATTTAAAAACGGCGACTGCCTCTTTGAACGGAACCATTAAAAAAGCCTATTACAATAAATATACCTATCGAAATCTAAATGTAAAAGGGAATATTCGAAACGGAAATTTTAATGTTAAAGCAAATGCTCAAGATCCAAATCTAACTTTTGATTTAGTAAGCAGCGGAAGTTTTAGAGACAAATATCCTTCAGGAAAACTTAAACTGAATGTTGATATCGCCGATTTAGAAAAACTAAATCTGCATGCCGGACCAATGAAAATTAGAGGAGTTGTAGATGCCGATATTCAATCTGCCAATTTAGATTATCTCAATGGAACCATAAGTGCCAATACGATAACCATTGCCAATGGAAAAGAACAATTTGTTATTGATTCCATTAATGTAGTGGCAACGTCCAGTTCACTAAAAAACACTTTAAAACTAAAATCACCTTTTTTAGATGCAGAAGTCGATGGAAAATACAAGCTAACAAAAATAGCAACTGCATTATCTAATTCTATTGCCAATTACTATAATACTGCATCTTATAAAAGAAAAGCAGTAAGTGAAAAACAACAATTAGCTTTTAAAATCGCTATAAAAGACAGCCCCATTTTACTAAAATTAGTTCCAGAAATAAAAAGCTTAGAACCCATTAACCTAAGCGGAAGGTACAATTCTGTTAATGATTCTATTGTTTTGAATGGTACAATTCCAAAATTAATTTACGGTGAAAATAGAATCACTAACGGAGTTTTGAAGATAGATACCCAAGACAAGGCACTGGTTTATAGTTTAGTTGTAGACGACGTCATAAATAAACAAATTCAGTTGCCGTTTACAAGTATTACCGGTAAAGTCCAAAACAACATTGCCAATTATACGATTCAGTTAAAAGACCTAAAGGACAAAGAACGCTACTTAATTGCTGGAACTCTTAAAGCCATCAACGGAAACAACGAAATCAATTTGGATTCTAATAATTTATTACTCAATTATGAATCTTGGAAAATCGTACCCGATAATTTAATTCGTTTTGGTAAAAACGGGGTCTACATCAATAATTTCGATTTGGACAAAGGAGGGAATAACATTAAAATTCAATCCCAATCCGAAAGACAAAATGCTCCCATAGCAATTGATTTCAAAGACTTCGATCTTGAAACCATTACCAGTATAGTCGAAAAAAGCGATTTGCAAATGAGCGGAAAAATCAATGGAAACGCTTTACTGAAAAATGTAAGCACGACTCCCCTTTTTACTTCCGATTTGATAATCGAGAATTTTACCTTCAAAAAAGATACTGTTGGAACCATTAGCATAAAAGTAAATAATGCCATCGCCAATAGATATGACGCTATTATTTCAATTACCGGCCAAGGAAATCAAGTCAATTTAGACGGAAATTATAAAACAGGCGACAGTAGTTTTGATATGAATCTTGCCATTGAAAAACTCAACATGAAGAGTATTCAAGGATTTACGATGAATCATTTAAGTGAAAGCACCGGATTTTTGACAGGTAATTTTAAAATAACCGGAAACACATCCCAACCCAATGTGATTGGTGATTTACAATTTAATGACGTGGGTTTCAAAGCAACAGAACTGAATGCAAAATTCAAATCTATTAATGATAAAATCTCATTTACGAATAATGCTATTACTTTCAATAAGTTCATTATAAAAGACGAAAAAGATAATGATTTAACGATCAACGGAACAATTGACAGTCATGAATTTAGCAATTTAGGATTCAATCTAACAGTTGACGCTGATAATTTCAAGGCCGTAAATTCAAAAGCTAAAGATAACGATTTGTACTACGGAGAATTATACTTAGACAACCACTTGCGCATAAAAGGCGATTTTAATAACCCGGATATCGACGGTAATATCAAAGTGAATAAGGATACTAAATTTACCGTTGTTTTACCACAATCTGATCCTTCAATTGCAGATAGAGAAGGAATTGTTGAATTTATTGACCAAGACCACCCGCAATTAATCGAAAATGTTGCGCTTACTGAAATTAGCAGTAATTCGGATTTAAAAGGTTTTAATGCTTCAGTAAACATTGAAATTGATAAAGACGCTGAATTATCATTGGTTATTGATAAAGCAAACGGTGATTTTTTAAAATTAAAAGGAGAAGCCCAACTGAACGGCGGTATTGATCCTTCTGGAAAAACTAGCTTAACTGGAAGATATGAATTATCCGAAGGTAGTTATGAAATGAATTTCAGTGCGATTAAAAGAAAATTTGACATCAAAAAAGGAAGTTATATTCTTTGGACCGGCGAACCAACAACAGCGGATATCAATATTACTGCTGTTTATAAAACGGAAGCAGCACCAATCGATTTGATAAGTGATCAATTAGGAGATATCACCCCAGAAATTAGAAACACGTACAAACAAAAAATACCTTTTGAAACAGAGTTAAAAATGAAAGGGGATATAATGAAACCAACTATTAATTTTGATATCATTTTACCAGAAGGAAATAACAGTGTTTCAACTGAAATCATCAATAGTACGCAGGCAAAATTAACGCAATTAAGTCAACAGCCTGATGAATTAAACAAACAGGTTTTTGCTTTGCTGTTGTTAAACCGTTTCATCGGCGAAAATCCATTTGCAAGCGAATCCGGGGGCACAAACGTTTCTTCGCTCGCCAGAGCAAGTGCGAGTAAAATTTTATCGCAGCAACTGAATAATCTTACCGCAAATTTAATTAACGGGGTTGAACTTAATTTTGATTTAAATACTACCGATGATTATACTACAGGTCAGCGAGAAAACAAAACGGACTTGAATGTAGGTATCTCCAAGAAATTACTAAATGACCGATTGAAAGTTACTGTGGGAAGCAGCTTTGGAATAGAGGGACCTCAGCAATTGAATCAAAATGCAAATAATATTGCCGGCGATGTTTCCTTAGATTACCAACTTTCAAAAGACGGAAGATATAAAGTAAGAGCTTACCGTGTAAACAAATATCAAGTTGCGCTTCAAGGAGAAGTTGTAGAGACTGGAATTGCCTTTATCATCACATTGGATTATAATAAATTCAAAGAGTTATTCCTCAAAAGTAAAAGCCAAAAAACAAACAACAAGATAAAAAAAGTATCAAAAAAGAAATCTGATGAATAA
- a CDS encoding GlsB/YeaQ/YmgE family stress response membrane protein — translation MSTENFLVWLLLGVVAGWLAGQIMKGSGFGLIGNIIVGIVGSFLGGWLGTRLGIAGTETGGFNLASIVTAVLGAVVLLFIVGLLNRGRSNL, via the coding sequence ATGTCAACAGAAAATTTTTTAGTTTGGTTACTTTTAGGAGTAGTCGCAGGATGGTTAGCAGGTCAAATTATGAAGGGTAGTGGCTTTGGCCTTATCGGAAACATAATTGTAGGTATCGTAGGTAGTTTTTTGGGCGGATGGCTAGGCACAAGACTTGGAATTGCAGGTACTGAAACTGGTGGTTTTAATTTAGCCAGTATAGTAACCGCGGTCTTAGGTGCTGTTGTCCTGTTGTTTATTGTAGGATTGTTAAATCGAGGAAGATCAAATTTGTAG
- a CDS encoding acyl-CoA thioesterase, whose product MTAFSKELSFRWSDLDPNFHVRHSAYYDFGAQHRIEILESLGLTMKVLRSQNFGPILFREECIFRKEILLSDKIVMHTKISKMKPDASRWSIVHEFLNDENKLCAIITVDGAWMDTKLRKIANPTPEIAIDAIRNFPKTNDFLEL is encoded by the coding sequence ATGACAGCTTTTAGCAAAGAATTATCCTTTCGTTGGTCAGATTTAGACCCTAATTTTCATGTACGTCACAGCGCTTATTATGATTTTGGCGCTCAGCACCGTATCGAGATTTTAGAAAGCCTAGGTTTAACAATGAAGGTTTTGCGGTCACAGAATTTTGGTCCCATCTTATTCAGGGAAGAATGCATTTTTAGAAAAGAAATACTGCTTTCGGATAAAATAGTGATGCATACTAAAATTTCTAAAATGAAACCCGACGCTTCACGTTGGTCAATTGTCCACGAATTCCTGAATGACGAAAATAAACTTTGTGCCATAATAACCGTAGATGGTGCATGGATGGATACCAAACTGCGCAAAATAGCCAACCCAACTCCTGAAATAGCGATAGACGCTATTCGTAATTTTCCAAAAACTAATGATTTTCTAGAACTTTAA